The Kineothrix sp. MB12-C1 genome includes a window with the following:
- a CDS encoding LysM peptidoglycan-binding domain-containing protein — MNRPSKIQYVINQNDNLYQLSRYYQTTVPEILTLNPNIDPYDLQAGSSITICPGDQFVSTSCDSNPPACPNPIIQRNLYSSMLQAWLQHAYWTRLLLVSTTNTLDDEGDTMSRALRNPADITKVFTTYYSPATVNIIEQLLAEHMRIESELITAMRDDQSAESEALSKRWHQNADQMAETFSNINPFYNTEDVRDMIYEHLRLSIHEIEMHLSNDYEASIEAFTEVEQSIIKISHYFSSGIISQFPQKFM, encoded by the coding sequence ATGAATCGCCCCTCAAAAATACAATATGTTATTAACCAAAATGATAATTTATATCAACTTTCCCGTTACTATCAAACGACCGTACCGGAGATTCTCACTTTAAATCCAAATATCGATCCCTATGATCTTCAAGCCGGAAGTTCTATTACCATCTGCCCAGGTGATCAATTCGTAAGCACTTCCTGCGATTCTAATCCTCCTGCATGTCCCAATCCCATCATACAACGTAATCTATACAGCAGCATGCTCCAGGCATGGCTTCAACATGCATATTGGACACGCCTGCTTCTTGTCAGCACTACTAATACATTAGATGATGAGGGCGATACGATGTCACGAGCTTTACGAAATCCCGCGGATATCACTAAGGTTTTCACTACCTACTATTCACCGGCTACCGTTAACATAATCGAACAACTTCTCGCCGAACATATGAGGATAGAAAGTGAATTAATCACTGCAATGCGCGATGACCAGTCAGCGGAATCCGAAGCATTAAGTAAAAGATGGCATCAAAATGCTGACCAAATGGCTGAGACCTTCAGCAACATCAATCCTTTTTATAATACAGAAGATGTGCGCGATATGATTTACGAACACCTGAGACTAAGCATTCATGAGATAGAAATGCATCTATCGAACGACTATGAGGCCAGTATCGAAGCCTTCACTGAGGTAGAACAGTCAATTATTAAAATATCCCATTATTTTTCTTCCGGTATTATAAGTCAATTTCCCCAGAAATTTATGTAG
- a CDS encoding 3'-5' exonuclease produces the protein MNYIVFDLEWNQSNTGKEKEIKEVPFEIIEIGALKLNEEFEIIGEFNRLIKPQIYREMHHITKKLIHLRIEQLQGEKLFKEVAEEFLSWCGSDFMFCTWGPLDLTELQRNMRYYKIPPLSDRPFKFYDIQKLFSIAFEDKKSRRTLEYAIDFLDIKKDIPFHRAFSDACYTAKVLTCIEMWVFKNISFDVFSLPKSKKEEVFEIFDNYAKYISREFDSKQDILEDREIMSTKCYLCRKNIKRKIKWFSPNGKHYYSIGLCNNHGYVKAKVRIRKAENEKLYAVKTIKLIPESEMVEIKEKKERTKKNISKE, from the coding sequence ATGAATTATATAGTGTTTGATTTGGAGTGGAACCAGAGCAATACAGGTAAGGAAAAGGAAATAAAGGAAGTTCCTTTTGAAATTATAGAAATTGGTGCATTGAAGTTGAATGAGGAGTTCGAAATAATTGGTGAATTCAACCGATTAATAAAACCTCAGATTTATCGGGAAATGCATCATATTACGAAGAAGTTGATACATCTACGGATAGAACAGCTTCAAGGGGAAAAGTTGTTTAAAGAGGTGGCAGAGGAATTTTTGTCCTGGTGCGGCAGCGATTTTATGTTTTGCACTTGGGGTCCTTTGGACTTGACAGAGTTGCAGCGGAATATGAGGTATTATAAGATACCTCCTCTTTCGGACCGGCCCTTCAAATTTTATGATATACAGAAGCTGTTCAGTATTGCATTTGAGGATAAGAAGTCTCGCAGAACCTTGGAATATGCCATAGATTTTCTTGACATAAAGAAGGATATTCCCTTTCATAGGGCGTTCAGCGATGCGTGCTATACGGCCAAGGTTCTGACATGTATAGAAATGTGGGTGTTTAAGAATATTTCTTTCGATGTTTTTTCGTTGCCCAAGAGTAAAAAAGAAGAAGTGTTTGAAATATTCGATAATTATGCGAAGTATATCTCCAGAGAGTTCGACAGCAAGCAGGACATACTTGAGGATAGGGAGATCATGAGCACAAAATGCTATCTTTGCCGAAAAAATATTAAGCGTAAGATTAAGTGGTTTTCTCCTAACGGAAAACATTATTACAGCATTGGTCTATGTAATAATCATGGATATGTAAAAGCGAAGGTTCGAATTAGAAAGGCAGAAAATGAAAAGCTATATGCGGTAAAAACAATAAAACTGATACCTGAAAGTGAAATGGTCGAGATAAAAGAGAAAAAAGAGCGTACGAAGAAAAATATTTCTAAGGAATAA